In Archangium violaceum, the following are encoded in one genomic region:
- a CDS encoding type I polyketide synthase translates to MTESEIQPGLGAGSAKTEQELGGAEAGTTHAKGAEPIAVVGLACRFPGAPDAEAFWRLLCDRRDLLREVPPDRWDSGVWYDADPQAPGKMVTRHGYFLDGVSQFDPLFFGISPREAAEMDPQQRLMLEVCWEALEDAGVPSSSLKGSRTGVFMGAIWHEYADRHLTDRASVTLHSSTGQSLNIVANRLSYVLGLRGPSLSVDTACSSSLVAVHLACQSLRSGECRMALVGGANLMFSPEANVLLSKFGGLSPDGRSKAFAVGADGFGRGEGAGLVVLQPLSAALASGARIYCIIRGSAVNNNGTGNGLTAPSVPGQAALLHEAYERAGVPPSRVHYVETHGTGTALGDPTEASALGSALGEGRAIDRPLLIGSVKANIGHLEGAAGIAGLIKVALSLSRRLVPPHMMHGEPNPRIPFGELRLSLPQRLMPWPGEDEPATAGVSAFGWGGTNAHVVLEESPVGREELLPLAADSAEALLAQAAKAEALVLHEQEPVCLRDLCRTWALRAGRGPHRAALTFRTRAELTAQLKSLRQGKRRAGLFTSEAEAPPRLAFLCAPQGSQWPSMGRELLATEPVFRACVETLDKTFMPLAGWSLVEALREPSARILSDEDAAEPLTLAMQLGLAALWRSWGVEPEVVVGHGVGEVAAACIAGGLEAADAVWMVYRASRLRQWDSLRDELEKAQERLRARGLEGRWVSCLSGDARIRTLRQPVRFTQAMERLVGEGLDTFVELSPHPSLCRPVEQLLRKAGRTGLVVGSLRRDEPRAALLEALGALHARGVQVRWTALPPPEVPVAELPSGEWLAEPPGRTELLPLSAQTPEALVESANLLLKRLEDRPLSVHDVCYSASVHRAHLHYRLALMVRTTADVRDGLSAFIRGEMRPGVAMTRRADGRHQPVVFVFPGQGSQWLGMGRRLLNEEPVFRSAIEQCDGALRRFVDWSLLELLSSEDGAWMERIDQVQPALFSVQVALARLWRAWGVVPDVVVGHSMGEVAAAHVAGALDLVDAARIICRRSLLLRRLSGQGGMAVTELTLDEARAAIIGLEDRLSVAASNSPRSTVLSGELQALTHVLETLEASHVFCRRVKVDVASHSPQMEPLREELLHALEGLAPRRGDVPLFSTVTGEMMDGSGLDPSYWVRNLRDPVLLSPVVERLVTSGHSLFVEVSPHPVLLPSIEQTLSHLSMEGSVLPSVRREQPEREVMLETLGILYAAGREVEWTALHREGGRFVRLPDYPWQRQHCWFQAGTLKRSNAESSTSRGQSLPGLPRRSSLRPGAIFWDVELGLEHLPYLKDHRVQGSAILPAAAYLDWAVSAAHESIGPGPWVVEGMQLDEALVLPDEQSRMAELLLEPGEEGKSASFKVSSFVPTPGVNGPEAWTTHVTGTVRALDASEAAVPPASVSLEEVQGRCREMLLGDVFYFEMDKRGLQYGPAFRGLQEVWRRDGEALGRIDSPPSLGKVTGLHTALLDAALQVMLAAVPMAESTIVPVWVRRFVVSRRGVLPRWAHARLESRAPERQGTTLEGDILLLDEQGAPIARVEGLSLMVLPARTDKARGEQDRSLFELTWRKVALSPRPRNGEEGAPWLVFMDRGGRGRELVALLEARGESCVRVEPGVGARKLGPGHYTVAPGSRADLDTVLAESFPEARDCAGVVYLWGLDLPATEVSGERALEETVRACGGALRVVQALLRFGWREPPHLWLVTSGAWSVAGSPVSGALQAALWGLGRSIGHEHPELRCTCVDLEPSSGSGGVESLERELAAEPGDEQVALRADGRYAARLIRRPPHVEGLVPEMATLPATGRHFRVEIPPSGIIGGLVVRAAERRPPGPGEVELQVDAAGLSFADVMRTMGFTPQERPDPAMLGLDCAGRVVALGEGVTGLSVGQAVMTFAPGSLASHVVTDARLVVPLPRGLGPVESSTLPGVFLMAWYALHYLGRLRRGERVLIHSAAGGLGLAAVQVAQALGAEILATAGTPEKRELLRSMGITHVMDSRSLAFVHQVRAITGGEGVDVVLNSLSGEAVSRGLEVLAPDGRFLDVSRHDAPEGHSLELQAIRQPRHPFSYMSVDLVGLRMRRPALCGQLLREVVEQVEAGVLKPLPHQSFPVSRVTDAFRTMAQGVHMGRLIVTMEDPELRLVPPRHHFQVLPDATYLITGGLGGLGLSAARWLVEHGARNLLLVGRGGASGFAREVIQSMEAQGVRVEIARADVADMVRMSDVLARTRAELPPLRGVLHCAGVLDDGIVEHQDPERFRSVMTPKIQGAWNLHALTREEPLDFFVLYSSVASLLGTPGQSNYAAANAAMDALAHHRRQQGLPALSINWGPFSEVGLAVAQSNRGERLAYRGMASFSPKQGEALLERLLKEGAVQPAAVALDVRQWLEFFPSAASLRVWEELAAQAEGASSRGRSELLLQLRRSEPGARTGLLENYLRERLAQVLRIDPARVGRHDPFRSLGLDSLMSLELRNRIESVLELKLSATLLWAHSTLAALATFLLGQLGLTVPSREVTPSKPRPAVEPRAAGVEPKAAAPVNGKHEVEKPRSPEPKGTEPGMDQIAALSEEALMGLMDDVLSSWEDAK, encoded by the coding sequence ATGACGGAAAGCGAGATCCAGCCGGGGCTCGGCGCCGGCTCCGCGAAAACGGAGCAGGAGCTGGGGGGCGCCGAAGCCGGGACCACTCATGCGAAGGGAGCGGAACCCATCGCGGTGGTCGGACTGGCGTGTCGCTTTCCAGGCGCGCCGGACGCGGAAGCGTTCTGGCGGCTGCTATGCGACAGGAGGGATCTGCTCCGGGAGGTGCCGCCAGATCGCTGGGACAGCGGGGTCTGGTACGACGCGGACCCGCAGGCGCCGGGGAAGATGGTGACGCGCCATGGCTACTTCCTGGACGGGGTGAGCCAGTTCGATCCGCTCTTCTTCGGCATCTCGCCGCGCGAGGCGGCGGAGATGGATCCTCAGCAGCGGTTGATGCTGGAGGTGTGCTGGGAGGCGCTGGAGGACGCGGGCGTGCCGTCCTCGAGCCTGAAGGGCTCGCGCACCGGCGTGTTCATGGGGGCCATCTGGCACGAGTACGCGGACAGGCACCTGACGGATCGCGCGTCGGTGACGCTGCACAGCTCGACGGGCCAGTCGCTCAACATCGTGGCCAACCGCCTGTCCTACGTGCTGGGGCTGCGCGGGCCGAGCCTCTCGGTGGACACGGCGTGCTCCTCGTCGCTGGTGGCGGTGCACCTGGCCTGTCAGAGCCTGCGCTCGGGGGAGTGCCGGATGGCGCTGGTGGGCGGCGCCAACCTGATGTTCTCGCCCGAGGCCAACGTGCTGCTGTCCAAGTTCGGTGGACTGTCGCCGGACGGCCGCAGCAAGGCGTTCGCGGTGGGCGCGGACGGCTTCGGACGGGGCGAGGGCGCGGGGCTGGTGGTGCTCCAGCCGCTGTCGGCCGCGCTGGCGTCGGGCGCGCGCATCTACTGCATCATCCGCGGCAGCGCGGTGAACAACAACGGCACGGGCAACGGGCTCACCGCGCCGAGCGTGCCCGGGCAGGCGGCGCTGCTGCACGAGGCGTACGAGCGCGCCGGAGTGCCCCCCAGCCGCGTGCACTACGTGGAGACGCACGGCACGGGCACGGCGCTGGGAGACCCGACCGAGGCCAGCGCGCTCGGGTCCGCGCTGGGCGAGGGGAGGGCCATCGACCGGCCGCTGCTGATCGGCTCGGTGAAGGCCAACATCGGGCACCTGGAGGGCGCGGCGGGCATCGCGGGCCTCATCAAGGTGGCGCTCTCCCTGTCGCGCCGGCTGGTGCCGCCGCACATGATGCATGGCGAGCCCAACCCGCGCATTCCCTTCGGCGAGCTGCGGCTGAGCCTGCCGCAGCGGCTGATGCCGTGGCCCGGAGAGGACGAGCCGGCGACGGCGGGGGTGAGCGCGTTCGGCTGGGGCGGCACCAACGCCCACGTGGTGCTGGAGGAGTCGCCGGTGGGGCGGGAGGAGCTGCTGCCCCTGGCGGCGGACAGCGCGGAGGCGCTGCTGGCCCAGGCGGCGAAGGCGGAGGCGCTGGTGCTGCACGAGCAGGAGCCGGTGTGCCTGCGCGACCTGTGCCGCACCTGGGCCCTGCGCGCGGGACGAGGGCCCCACCGCGCGGCCCTCACCTTCCGCACGCGCGCGGAGCTGACCGCTCAGCTGAAGTCCCTCCGGCAGGGCAAGCGCCGGGCCGGTCTCTTCACCAGCGAGGCGGAAGCACCGCCGCGTCTGGCCTTCCTGTGCGCGCCCCAGGGCTCGCAGTGGCCGTCCATGGGGCGGGAACTGCTGGCCACGGAGCCGGTGTTCCGCGCCTGCGTGGAGACGCTGGACAAGACCTTCATGCCACTGGCGGGCTGGTCGCTGGTGGAGGCACTGCGGGAGCCGAGCGCGCGGATTCTGTCGGACGAGGACGCGGCCGAGCCGCTGACGCTCGCGATGCAACTGGGGCTCGCGGCCCTGTGGCGCTCCTGGGGCGTGGAGCCCGAGGTGGTGGTGGGCCACGGCGTGGGCGAGGTGGCCGCCGCGTGCATCGCCGGCGGACTGGAGGCCGCGGACGCGGTGTGGATGGTGTACCGCGCCAGCCGCCTGCGGCAGTGGGACTCGCTGCGCGACGAGCTGGAGAAGGCCCAGGAGCGTCTGCGGGCCCGGGGACTCGAGGGTCGCTGGGTCTCGTGCCTGTCGGGCGATGCGCGCATCCGCACCCTGCGCCAGCCGGTGCGCTTCACCCAGGCCATGGAGCGGCTGGTGGGCGAGGGCCTCGACACCTTCGTGGAGCTCAGCCCCCACCCGTCGCTGTGCCGGCCGGTGGAGCAGCTGCTGCGCAAGGCCGGACGGACGGGCCTGGTGGTGGGCTCGCTGCGGCGGGACGAGCCGCGCGCGGCGCTGCTAGAGGCGCTCGGGGCCCTGCACGCGCGGGGTGTCCAGGTGCGCTGGACGGCGCTCCCTCCCCCCGAGGTACCGGTGGCGGAGCTGCCCTCCGGGGAGTGGCTGGCCGAGCCGCCGGGTCGCACGGAGCTGCTGCCCCTGTCCGCGCAGACGCCCGAGGCGCTCGTGGAGAGCGCCAACCTGCTGCTCAAGCGTCTGGAGGATCGCCCGCTGTCGGTGCACGACGTCTGCTACTCGGCCTCCGTGCACCGCGCCCATCTGCACTACCGCCTGGCGCTGATGGTCCGCACCACCGCCGACGTGCGTGACGGCCTGTCCGCCTTCATCCGCGGGGAGATGCGCCCGGGTGTCGCCATGACGCGCCGCGCCGATGGCCGGCACCAGCCCGTGGTGTTCGTCTTCCCGGGCCAGGGCTCCCAGTGGCTCGGCATGGGACGCCGGCTCCTGAACGAGGAGCCCGTGTTCCGCTCGGCGATCGAACAGTGCGATGGGGCCCTGCGCCGCTTCGTGGACTGGTCGCTGCTGGAGCTCCTGTCCTCGGAAGACGGGGCGTGGATGGAGCGCATCGACCAGGTGCAGCCCGCGCTCTTCTCCGTGCAGGTGGCGCTGGCCCGGCTGTGGCGCGCGTGGGGCGTGGTGCCCGACGTGGTGGTGGGCCACAGCATGGGCGAGGTGGCCGCCGCGCACGTGGCCGGGGCGCTGGACCTGGTGGACGCGGCCCGCATCATCTGCCGCCGCAGTCTGTTGCTGCGCCGGCTGAGCGGCCAGGGCGGCATGGCCGTGACGGAGCTGACGCTGGACGAGGCGCGCGCGGCCATCATCGGCCTGGAGGATCGGCTCTCCGTGGCGGCCAGCAACAGCCCCCGCTCCACGGTGCTCTCCGGTGAGCTCCAGGCGCTCACCCATGTGCTGGAGACGCTGGAGGCCAGCCACGTCTTCTGCCGCCGGGTGAAGGTGGACGTGGCCTCGCACAGCCCGCAGATGGAGCCGCTGCGCGAGGAGCTGCTGCACGCGCTGGAGGGCCTGGCGCCCCGGCGCGGGGATGTGCCGCTGTTCTCCACGGTGACGGGCGAGATGATGGACGGCTCGGGGTTGGATCCGTCCTACTGGGTGCGCAACCTGCGCGATCCGGTGCTGCTGTCGCCCGTGGTGGAGCGGCTGGTGACGTCCGGGCACTCGCTCTTCGTGGAGGTGAGCCCGCACCCGGTGCTGCTGCCCTCCATCGAGCAGACGCTCTCCCACCTGAGCATGGAGGGCTCGGTGCTGCCGTCCGTGCGGCGCGAGCAACCCGAGCGCGAGGTGATGCTGGAGACGCTCGGCATCCTCTACGCGGCGGGCCGGGAGGTGGAGTGGACGGCGCTGCATCGCGAGGGGGGCCGCTTCGTGCGGCTGCCGGACTACCCCTGGCAGCGTCAGCACTGCTGGTTCCAGGCGGGCACGTTGAAGCGCTCCAACGCGGAGTCCTCGACGAGCCGCGGCCAGTCGCTGCCGGGCCTTCCCCGCCGCTCCTCCCTGCGGCCCGGAGCCATCTTCTGGGACGTGGAATTGGGCCTGGAGCACCTGCCCTACTTGAAGGACCACCGGGTGCAGGGCTCCGCCATCCTCCCGGCCGCGGCCTACCTGGACTGGGCCGTGTCGGCGGCCCACGAGTCGATCGGCCCCGGCCCCTGGGTCGTCGAGGGCATGCAGCTCGACGAGGCGCTCGTGCTGCCCGACGAGCAGTCGCGGATGGCAGAGCTGCTGCTGGAGCCCGGCGAGGAGGGCAAGAGCGCTTCCTTCAAGGTCTCCAGCTTCGTTCCCACGCCGGGCGTGAACGGGCCGGAGGCCTGGACGACCCACGTCACGGGAACCGTGCGGGCGTTGGATGCGTCCGAGGCGGCCGTGCCGCCGGCCTCCGTGTCGCTGGAGGAGGTGCAGGGGCGGTGCCGCGAGATGCTCCTCGGCGACGTGTTCTACTTCGAGATGGACAAGCGGGGCCTGCAGTACGGGCCCGCGTTCCGGGGGCTCCAGGAGGTGTGGCGCCGCGACGGCGAGGCACTGGGGCGGATCGACTCCCCCCCATCGCTCGGCAAGGTGACCGGCCTGCACACGGCGCTGCTGGACGCGGCCCTGCAGGTGATGCTGGCGGCGGTGCCGATGGCCGAGTCCACCATCGTCCCCGTCTGGGTGCGGCGCTTCGTCGTCTCGCGGCGCGGGGTGTTGCCCCGGTGGGCGCATGCGCGCCTGGAATCCAGGGCACCCGAGCGTCAGGGGACGACCCTGGAGGGAGACATCCTCCTGCTGGATGAGCAGGGGGCGCCCATCGCGCGGGTGGAGGGGCTGTCGCTGATGGTGCTGCCGGCGCGCACCGACAAGGCCCGGGGTGAGCAGGACCGCTCGCTCTTCGAGCTGACGTGGCGCAAGGTGGCGCTGTCCCCGAGGCCCAGGAATGGCGAGGAGGGAGCGCCCTGGCTCGTTTTCATGGACCGGGGAGGGCGGGGCCGCGAGCTCGTGGCCCTGCTGGAGGCACGGGGCGAGTCCTGCGTGCGCGTGGAGCCCGGGGTGGGGGCACGCAAGCTGGGTCCGGGCCACTACACGGTGGCGCCGGGCTCGCGCGCGGACCTGGACACGGTGCTCGCGGAGAGCTTCCCCGAGGCCCGCGACTGCGCGGGCGTGGTGTACCTGTGGGGGTTGGATCTGCCCGCGACGGAGGTGTCGGGCGAGCGGGCCCTCGAGGAGACGGTGCGGGCCTGCGGCGGCGCGCTGCGGGTGGTGCAGGCGTTGCTGCGGTTCGGTTGGCGCGAGCCTCCGCACCTGTGGCTGGTGACGAGTGGTGCCTGGTCCGTGGCGGGCTCTCCGGTGAGTGGAGCGCTCCAGGCGGCGCTCTGGGGGTTGGGCCGCTCCATCGGCCATGAGCACCCGGAGCTGCGCTGCACGTGCGTGGACCTGGAGCCGTCCTCGGGCTCGGGGGGCGTGGAGTCCCTGGAGCGCGAACTGGCCGCGGAGCCGGGCGACGAGCAGGTGGCCCTGCGCGCGGACGGGCGCTACGCGGCGCGGCTCATCCGGCGTCCGCCCCACGTGGAGGGGCTGGTGCCGGAAATGGCGACGTTGCCCGCCACGGGCCGCCACTTCCGGGTGGAGATTCCCCCGTCGGGCATCATCGGCGGACTGGTGGTGCGTGCCGCGGAGCGGCGCCCGCCCGGTCCGGGAGAGGTGGAGCTCCAGGTCGACGCGGCGGGCCTCAGCTTCGCCGACGTGATGAGGACCATGGGCTTCACGCCCCAGGAGCGGCCTGACCCGGCGATGCTGGGCCTCGACTGCGCCGGCCGCGTGGTGGCCCTGGGCGAGGGCGTGACGGGACTGTCCGTGGGGCAGGCCGTGATGACCTTCGCGCCGGGGAGCCTCGCCTCGCATGTCGTCACGGACGCGCGCCTCGTCGTGCCCCTGCCGCGAGGGTTGGGGCCGGTGGAGTCGAGCACGCTGCCCGGTGTCTTCCTGATGGCGTGGTACGCGCTGCACTACCTCGGCCGGCTGCGGCGGGGCGAGCGCGTCCTCATCCACTCGGCCGCGGGGGGACTGGGGCTCGCGGCGGTGCAGGTGGCCCAGGCCCTGGGGGCGGAGATCCTCGCCACTGCGGGCACGCCGGAGAAGCGGGAGCTGCTGCGCTCCATGGGCATCACGCACGTCATGGACTCGCGCTCGCTGGCCTTCGTCCACCAGGTGCGGGCGATCACCGGAGGCGAGGGCGTGGACGTGGTGCTCAACTCGCTCTCCGGGGAGGCCGTCTCGCGCGGCCTGGAGGTGCTGGCGCCCGATGGCCGTTTCCTGGACGTGAGCCGGCACGACGCCCCCGAGGGCCATTCGCTGGAGCTGCAGGCCATCCGCCAGCCTCGCCATCCCTTCTCGTACATGTCCGTCGACCTGGTGGGGCTGCGGATGCGGCGGCCGGCGCTGTGCGGACAGCTGCTGCGCGAGGTGGTGGAGCAGGTGGAGGCCGGCGTGTTGAAGCCCCTGCCTCACCAGAGCTTCCCCGTCTCGCGCGTCACCGACGCCTTCCGCACCATGGCGCAGGGCGTGCACATGGGCCGGTTGATCGTCACCATGGAGGACCCGGAGCTGCGCCTCGTTCCGCCCCGGCACCACTTCCAGGTGCTGCCGGACGCGACGTACCTCATCACCGGTGGCCTCGGGGGACTGGGGCTGTCGGCGGCCCGGTGGCTGGTGGAGCACGGCGCGCGCAACCTGCTGCTGGTGGGACGCGGCGGCGCGTCCGGCTTCGCCCGGGAGGTCATCCAGTCCATGGAGGCCCAGGGCGTCCGGGTGGAGATCGCCCGGGCGGACGTGGCGGACATGGTGCGGATGTCCGATGTCCTGGCGCGCACGCGCGCGGAGCTGCCGCCGCTGCGCGGGGTGCTGCACTGCGCGGGCGTACTCGACGACGGTATCGTGGAGCACCAGGACCCGGAGCGGTTCCGCTCGGTGATGACCCCGAAGATCCAGGGCGCGTGGAACCTGCATGCCCTCACCCGCGAGGAGCCGCTGGACTTCTTCGTCCTCTACTCCTCGGTGGCCTCGCTGCTGGGGACGCCGGGCCAGAGCAACTACGCCGCGGCGAACGCGGCCATGGATGCCCTGGCGCACCACCGGCGCCAGCAGGGCCTGCCGGCGCTGAGCATCAACTGGGGTCCCTTCTCCGAGGTGGGCCTGGCCGTGGCGCAGTCCAACCGCGGCGAGCGCCTGGCGTACCGGGGCATGGCGAGCTTCTCCCCGAAGCAGGGCGAGGCGCTGCTGGAGCGGCTGCTGAAGGAGGGCGCGGTGCAGCCGGCCGCGGTGGCGCTCGACGTGCGCCAGTGGCTGGAGTTCTTCCCCAGCGCGGCCTCGCTGCGCGTCTGGGAAGAGCTGGCCGCCCAGGCGGAGGGGGCCTCGTCCCGGGGCCGCTCCGAGCTGCTGCTGCAACTGCGCCGCTCCGAGCCGGGCGCGCGCACGGGCCTGTTGGAGAACTACCTGCGGGAGCGGCTCGCCCAGGTGCTGCGGATCGATCCGGCGCGCGTGGGACGGCATGACCCGTTCCGCAGCCTGGGGCTCGACTCGCTGATGAGCCTGGAGCTGCGCAACCGCATCGAGTCCGTGCTGGAGCTGAAGCTGTCGGCGACGCTGCTGTGGGCGCACTCCACCCTCGCCGCGCTGGCCACGTTCCTCCTGGGCCAGCTGGGGCTCACCGTGCCCTCGCGCGAGGTGACTCCCTCGAAGCCCCGCCCCGCGGTGGAGCCTCGGGCCGCGGGGGTGGAGCCCAAGGCCGCCGCGCCCGTGAACGGGAAGCACGAGGTCGAGAAACCCAGGAGCCCGGAGCCCAAGGGCACGGAGCCGGGCATGGATCAGATCGCCGCGCTGTCGGAAGAGGCCTTGATGGGGTTGATGGATGACGTGCTGTCGTCCTGGGAGGACGCGAAGTGA
- a CDS encoding CaiB/BaiF CoA transferase family protein, with the protein MNTLPLSGLKVLDLSRLLPGPYATLVLADLGATVDKVEDPDGGDYIRQMPPMRDDESALYYGLNRNKRSLVLNLKSPEGREALKRLVRGYDVLVESFRPGVMDKLGVGWSVLSAQNPRLIYCAISGYGQTGPDRLKAGHDINYAARAGVLAYGGDAQGAPAFPGVQLGDIGGGSLFALVGILAALHERERTGQGRLVDVSMTDGAMAFLHMHLAARLVMGEQGQPLRRGREALNGGYACYGLYRTRDDRYLSVGALEPKFLAGVCEVLGRPDLLADAYDTGEPGLRVKSEFTRLFAEHPLSHWKERFAGKDLCVEPVLEGDEVLEDPQLRARGLFIESEDSQRGRKVIHLLTPLRMGETPLRPPPTLGQHNHKILSEAGFSPEEIEKLAN; encoded by the coding sequence ATGAACACGCTTCCCCTGTCCGGACTCAAGGTCCTGGATCTGTCCCGGCTGCTGCCGGGCCCGTACGCCACGCTGGTGCTCGCCGATCTGGGCGCCACGGTGGACAAGGTCGAGGACCCCGACGGCGGTGACTACATCCGCCAGATGCCGCCGATGCGCGACGACGAGAGCGCGCTCTACTACGGCCTCAACCGCAACAAGCGCTCGCTGGTGCTCAACCTCAAGTCCCCCGAGGGACGCGAGGCCCTCAAGCGGCTGGTGCGCGGCTACGACGTGCTGGTGGAGAGCTTCCGGCCCGGCGTGATGGACAAGCTGGGCGTGGGCTGGAGCGTGCTGAGCGCGCAGAACCCCCGGCTCATCTACTGCGCCATCTCCGGCTACGGGCAGACGGGGCCGGACCGGCTGAAGGCGGGGCACGACATCAACTACGCGGCGCGCGCGGGCGTGCTCGCCTACGGCGGGGACGCGCAGGGCGCGCCGGCCTTCCCGGGCGTGCAGCTCGGAGACATCGGCGGCGGCAGCCTCTTCGCGCTGGTGGGCATCCTCGCGGCGCTCCACGAGCGCGAGCGCACCGGGCAGGGCCGCCTCGTGGACGTGTCCATGACGGATGGCGCCATGGCCTTCCTCCACATGCACCTGGCGGCGCGGCTGGTGATGGGCGAGCAGGGCCAGCCCCTGCGCCGCGGCCGCGAGGCCCTCAACGGCGGCTATGCCTGCTACGGGCTGTATCGCACCCGCGATGACCGCTACCTGTCCGTGGGCGCGCTGGAGCCCAAATTCCTCGCGGGCGTGTGTGAGGTTTTGGGCCGCCCGGATCTCCTCGCGGACGCATACGACACCGGTGAGCCCGGCCTGCGCGTGAAGTCTGAGTTCACACGCCTCTTCGCCGAGCACCCCCTGTCCCATTGGAAGGAACGTTTCGCGGGCAAGGACCTGTGTGTCGAACCCGTCCTCGAGGGCGATGAGGTGTTGGAGGATCCCCAACTCCGCGCGCGTGGTCTTTTCATCGAGTCTGAAGACTCTCAACGGGGACGGAAGGTGATCCATCTCCTTACGCCCCTGCGAATGGGAGAGACACCCTTGCGGCCTCCTCCCACCCTTGGACAGCACAATCACAAAATTCTCTCAGAGGCAGGATTCAGCCCAGAAGAAATCGAAAAGCTGGCGAACTGA
- a CDS encoding SCP2 sterol-binding domain-containing protein, giving the protein MANAQEIIEKDIPTTLQQNPQLAKDINSVIHFNITGDNGGTWTLDCTKPADWVTKGAEGTPKMTITVSNDDFVKIRSKQLNAQMAAMQGKLKFKPMDMGLAMKLAKLLG; this is encoded by the coding sequence ATGGCGAATGCTCAGGAGATCATCGAGAAGGACATCCCGACCACGCTGCAGCAGAACCCGCAGCTGGCCAAGGACATCAACTCGGTCATCCACTTCAACATCACCGGCGACAACGGGGGCACCTGGACGCTGGACTGTACCAAGCCGGCTGACTGGGTGACGAAGGGCGCCGAGGGCACCCCGAAGATGACCATCACCGTCAGCAACGACGACTTCGTGAAGATCCGCTCCAAGCAGCTCAACGCCCAGATGGCCGCCATGCAGGGCAAGCTCAAGTTCAAGCCGATGGACATGGGCCTCGCCATGAAGCTGGCCAAGCTGCTCGGCTAG
- a CDS encoding response regulator: protein MLVVDDDPDILEALSEILEAEGFEIRRARNGKEALERLEPEPPQLILLDLMMPVMDGWEFAQRMRQKPSVANIPLIVLSADRNVGSKATDIGAVGHLAKPFELNDLLDMVRRSLGQAQASAGR, encoded by the coding sequence GTGCTGGTGGTCGATGACGACCCCGACATCCTCGAGGCCCTCTCCGAGATTCTCGAGGCTGAGGGCTTCGAGATTCGTCGCGCCCGCAATGGAAAGGAGGCGCTGGAGCGCCTCGAGCCGGAGCCCCCCCAGCTCATCCTGTTGGACCTGATGATGCCGGTGATGGACGGCTGGGAGTTCGCCCAGCGCATGAGGCAGAAGCCCAGCGTGGCCAACATCCCCCTCATCGTCCTGAGCGCGGATCGCAACGTGGGCAGCAAGGCCACGGACATTGGCGCGGTGGGTCACCTGGCCAAGCCCTTCGAATTGAACGATCTGCTGGACATGGTCCGGCGTTCGCTGGGCCAGGCCCAGGCCAGTGCCGGGCGCTGA
- a CDS encoding sensor histidine kinase, with amino-acid sequence MREEGEQTVVVGEDVPGFAILSRRGHLREVDGRMRTHLGVVQLPEAVGSLEELLRGVGFRQRPGADLWEHEGRLLRAGERALEDGARLLWTLPIEGDEELVRRRVRYLGLASHDLRGSLANVRSYAALLLNGRIPLEPKAKRGLETILRNTDRALSFAQDFFDASRADLGMLACEPEKQPLEPLLAQAVEHQLEAAGAASVGLSLELPGTPLPEVEVDAGRVQHAVEAFIRHHLLHVQPGEQLRVRARPEDGGLRVEVRRDGVPPSEEETALTFAREERAFREKKLEDPLRLGLARQEIEALGGSVGVTTDEGGTTLFLTLPIALSSSASAQA; translated from the coding sequence GTGAGGGAAGAGGGGGAGCAAACGGTGGTCGTCGGAGAGGACGTACCCGGATTCGCCATCCTCTCGCGTCGCGGTCATCTGCGCGAGGTGGATGGGCGGATGCGCACCCACCTGGGGGTGGTCCAGCTCCCCGAGGCGGTGGGCTCGCTGGAGGAGCTGCTGAGGGGGGTGGGGTTCCGTCAGCGGCCGGGTGCGGACCTGTGGGAGCACGAGGGGCGGCTGCTCCGGGCGGGCGAGCGCGCCCTGGAGGACGGAGCGAGGCTGCTGTGGACGCTCCCCATCGAGGGGGATGAGGAGCTCGTCCGCCGCCGGGTGCGCTATCTGGGGTTGGCCTCTCATGATCTGCGGGGCTCCCTGGCGAACGTGCGCTCCTACGCCGCCCTGCTGCTCAACGGTCGCATCCCGCTCGAGCCCAAGGCCAAACGCGGGTTGGAGACCATTCTCCGGAACACGGACCGGGCCTTGTCCTTTGCCCAGGACTTCTTCGACGCGAGCCGGGCCGACCTGGGCATGCTGGCGTGCGAGCCGGAGAAACAACCGCTCGAACCGCTGCTCGCCCAGGCGGTGGAGCACCAGCTGGAGGCGGCCGGCGCGGCGAGCGTGGGGCTGAGCCTGGAGCTGCCGGGCACGCCCCTGCCCGAGGTGGAGGTGGACGCGGGCCGCGTGCAGCACGCCGTGGAGGCCTTCATCCGTCACCACCTGCTGCACGTGCAGCCCGGAGAGCAGCTGCGGGTGCGGGCGAGGCCGGAGGACGGCGGGCTGCGGGTGGAGGTGCGGCGCGACGGCGTGCCCCCCTCGGAAGAAGAGACCGCCCTCACCTTCGCGCGAGAGGAGCGCGCCTTCCGGGAGAAGAAGCTGGAGGATCCCCTGCGGCTGGGGCTCGCACGGCAGGAGATCGAGGCACTGGGCGGCTCCGTTGGGGTGACAACCGACGAGGGAGGGACCACCCTCTTCCTTACACTCCCCATCGCCCTCTCTTCCTCGGCGAGCGCCCAGGCCTGA
- a CDS encoding twin-arginine translocase TatA/TatE family subunit: protein MGLKMSEILLIMGVLLLLFGGSRLPQLGSALGSAIRNFKRGFGGEEAPAAEEKKPSGTLASGGGVDKDVNARSTTHQG from the coding sequence ATGGGTCTGAAGATGTCGGAGATTCTGCTGATCATGGGGGTGCTGCTGCTCCTCTTCGGAGGCTCGCGCCTGCCGCAGCTCGGCTCCGCGCTGGGCAGTGCCATCCGCAACTTCAAGCGCGGCTTCGGTGGTGAGGAGGCCCCCGCCGCCGAGGAGAAGAAGCCCTCGGGGACGCTGGCCAGCGGCGGTGGCGTGGACAAGGACGTCAACGCCCGCAGCACCACGCACCAGGGCTGA